In Lodderomyces elongisporus chromosome 2, complete sequence, the following proteins share a genomic window:
- the HFD1_1 gene encoding Hexadecenal dehydrogenase → MPSKIDESYAEIDNPNSWFTDISAIAPGVKHLTESFFTKQKTHDVQFRLNQLRNLYFAVSDNVDAICEALYKDFDRIPSETQNLEIAVGLNELVHTMASLHEWVKPEKVTDLPLALKSNPIYIERIPLGVVLIISPFNYPFLLSFSALVGALAGGNAVVLKQSELTPNFSKLFTEILTKALDKDIFFAVNGAIPETTAVLEQKFDKIMYTGNGTVGRIVAKKAAETLTPVILELGGKSPAFILDDVQDKDIEVVARRIAWGRFTNAGQTCVAVDYVLVPAKLHKKFTTALKKILNEEFYPGLSKEDPNFTHIIHDRAFTNLSKIIETSQGDIIIGGKSDAESRFIPPTVIDNVKWSDSTMQQEIFGPVLPIIEYESLSTAITEVVRQHDTPLAQYIFTGGSSSQKYNKQLKQIVQSLRSGGIIINDVLMHVALVNAPFGGIGESGYGAYHGKFSFRHFTHERTTMEQKLWNDFMVNARYPPHSNAKDKLIKTSQEGYNGKVWFGRTGNVAVSGPSALFSAWNGAAGVFSLIYEFATKSF, encoded by the coding sequence ATGCCTTCAAAGATTGACGAATCATATGCAGAAATTGACAACCCCAATTCCTGGTTCACAGATATCAGTGCCATTGCACCAGGAGTCAAGCACCTAACAGAATCCTTCTTCACCAAGCAAAAGACACACGATGTTCAGTTTAGATTAAACCAATTGAGAAACTTGTACTTTGCCGTATCAGACAATGTCGATGCCATTTGTGAGGCATTGTACAAGGACTTTGATAGAATCCCTTCCGAAACTCAAAACTTGGAAATTGCCGTTGGCTTAAACGAATTGGTACATACAATGGCAAGCTTACACGAATGGGTCAAACCAGAAAAGGTTACCGACTTGCCATTGGCATTGAAGAGCAACCCTATATACATTGAGAGAATCCCTTTGGGTGTGGTATTGATTATCTCTCCATTCAACTACCCATTCTTGTTGTCTTTCTCGGCCTTGGTTGGTGCACTTGCTGGCGGTAATGCCGTTGTTTTAAAACAATCGGAGTTGACCCccaatttctcaaaatTATTCACTGAGATTTTGACCAAGGCATTGGATAAGGATATCTTTTTCGCAGTTAATGGTGCTATTCCCGAAACAACTGCAGTGTTGGAACAAAAGTTTGACAAGATTATGTACACTGGTAATGGCACCGTTGGTAGAATTGTTGCCAAAAAGGCTGCTGAGACATTGACGCCTGTCATTTTGGAATTGGGAGGAAAATCACCAGCATTCATCTTGGACGATGTACAGGACAAGGacattgaggttgttgCAAGAAGAATCGCATGGGGTAGGTTCACTAATGCTGGTCAAACGTGTGTGGCTGTTGACTATGTCTTGGTGCCAGCCAAATTGCACAAGAAATTTACAACAGCTTTAAAGAAAATCTTGAATGAGGAGTTTTACCCCGGCTTGAGCAAAGAAGATCCAAATTTCACCCACATTATTCATGATCGTGCATTCACCAATTTGTCAAAGATTATCGAAACAAGTCAAGGAGACATTATTATTGGCGGCAAATCCGATGCCGAGTCGAGATTTATTCCACCCACTGTGATTGACAATGTCAAATGGTCTGACTCTACAATGCAACAAGAGATTTTTGGCCCAGTCTTGCCCATTATCGAATACGAGTCTTTGAGCACTGCCATCACCGAAGTTGTTAGACAACACGACACCCCCTTGGCACAATACATCTTTACCGGAGGCTCCTCTTCACAAAAGTACAACAAGCAATTGAAACAGATTGTACAAAGCTTGAGATCGGGTGGTATTATTATCAATGATGTTTTGATGCATGTGGCATTGGTAAATGCGCCATTTGGTGGTATCGGTGAGTCCGGTTACGGTGCGTACCATGGCAAGTTTTCGTTTAGACATTTTACACACGAGAGAACAACAATGGAGCAGAAATTGTGGAATGACTTTATGGTCAATGCCAGGTACCCACCACACTCGAATGCCAAGGACAAGTTGATCAAAACATCGCAGGAGGGATACAATGGCAAGGTTTGGTTTGGACGTACTGGGAACGTAGCTGTATCTGGACCAAGTGCTTTGTTTAGCGCCTGGAACGGTGCTGCAGGTGTTTTTAGTTTGATTTATGAGTTTGCAACCAAGAGCTTTtaa